The Arachis ipaensis cultivar K30076 chromosome B05, Araip1.1, whole genome shotgun sequence nucleotide sequence gacatttgataatagtatagaaaaacaattttcttaaattccatatccaagTAATCACCAAAACGACATCGGCaatctaatttcaattttatttttaaaatatcaaacaaatcaggaattatgcaaaccttatatccatgcgaccgtctcggattaagctttttattaaactaaaaatcacaattttttgctgactctagcttcgggaatataagcaaaaTCGTGACTGCTCTGTAGTGCCttaaaaccagaagacagcagcaACGTACAACCttcgaaatttcatataaaattcaaattaaatccaaccaccttcaaaattaatgtggttaaacataacttatcCAAATTTCTTTCTAAATTAGTTCCAGGGTCATACCAATTTTAATGAAGAAGTAATGTAGCTTCGAAGTTAGGTAATtctctgcagaattctgttttacaaatctttggacacaacctcttccaagtcccataactcacttattaaaacatggaaaatcctAAAATTTAAATCACATATGCTCAACATACTTAATTTTTACCTCTAATTGGTTGCATCTCAATATCTATCCaggatcaaaagttataaactctcaaagttactaatttaagaaaacagaatctggctttttctgcataatgcatcatctttcaaaaattcatatctttaaaactacaagtccaattgttctgaaattttacgccattaaaataatagaaataaagttctgcagaaaaaccagatttgacatctataattcaaaaatttatcataaattataaacttaatgaaaaagtctAAAATTCATCAGTCCAACTCTCTATATTCCCAAGCTTAATTCAGATATAGTCTCACACAAATCCGATCATCATagaattagttatagattttcaaagtttctaatttcatttaaaatagtgcagaaaatcagatccacgatttaactttgaaaaatcataactaatgttCCAGTTAATACGAAACCTTCAAAATTGAATCTCAACAATCacacttaatataatttatttaacaTTTAAATTCTCATCATTTCAGTCACTATAGAGCCACTGATTCACTTTCAAAGTTGCTGTTTAATTTCAAGAGAACCTGATTTTTAGCAAACCATTTTgtattcaaaatccaacccttcaatacccctcaaaaccaattccaaatcaaccaccaaccaagttcattaacattacaatataccaaataacagctcaacggcaacaaatccaacataacctattaaaattcagaaattctcaacaattagtcatcaaataattcccaatccacataatcaatcaatatcactaatcaacaattccaaatcacaatctcaaccattccaatcacaatttcagccacaattcaatattcacataatcaatcaattactcacagctattaaatctatttgcaattattcaataaaccttgtaggcattcttaaattgaaatcgttttaaaccccctacctcgataTCGTAATCGCAGGATCTAACATAGCAATTCCCTTTATTTCCTAGTTCATGGCAGCAACCGCAACAGTGATGCCAATGACTCTCTGTAGCAGCGATGTCATCAATAATCGCGATAATGATGGCTAGAcggaaacaaaaatatttttgggcATTTTTCCTATAACGATGAAGCAGTAAGCAGAGATAACAATAATCAAAATAGGTTGTTAATGATACAGATTCAGATACAAGGATGAAGGAGGCTGTGGTAACCGAGCAATACCAGGACAGCATCAGCGATCTTGAACCCAACAAACAGCAGCGGCAGTGGTGTTTTCTCCGATTCCAGAAACCAGAAGCAGCGGCGGGACAGCGTCTTCTTCCCTTGATTCTCGCGACGCTCCTCTTCTCTGTACACACAGTAGCAGCAGCTTCCTCTGATGGCAGTGGCATGCAGTTCGACAGCAACCTCCGTCTCCAGCAACAGCGGCAGTGTTACGAGCCCTTATCTTCCTCGTCACGTCTCTGTTCTCTATGAACTCCTATCTCTCCTTTCGTGCTCGTCGGTAGTGGCAGAAATGGCGGTGATGAAATCCCCTTCAAGCGACGAACAGTGGCGTCGTTAGTGGCTTCATCAACTGCGATGACGATGGCGGGCTTCAGTGACAGCAACAGCGCATGGCCTCTCGCAGCAAGTCGTGCTCCTCCTTCACATGCATCCTTCTCTTCCCGACGACGTCGACGGCGTGGCGAGCAGCTGGACGGCGCAGAGTATGGCTCCCTCTTATCCGATTCCAAGCTCTCTGTTCTCCCTTTCCATTTCTgcgtttctttcttttgttttttgtgttAGTGTTTTAGGAAGAAAGGGGGTGGGCTGCATGCTTCAGGGCTGGGGAAAGGGGAAATTAGGTTTCTGATTAGGGATTTAGAACTAGGGCTCCAATTTGGGGAATTAGGATAAAATTAGGATTTTTATAAAGGAATAAAGAtaaatatgaatagatattttgataaaattaaaggataaaataattttaaaatcaaacatactttattaaaaatatctaagaacattatttatcaacatattggtaagttgaattaattatttctaatttaaattataaaataagcatattaatcacatttttataaaatatagtttaaactcaaTACTAATTAGTCAAActaaatgatataactttttattatttttttattatcagaACTTAATTCCAAATTATATAAAATGATCAATTGTAATAAGATTACAcaaaaatatttattaacttaaactcaaagtatttataaaaaatcaatttaatcatccctaataaattaatctctaagagcTCAACTAATAAAATAAGTCACAATTTATTCATAACAGGAGTTACTTAAATTAAAATGTACAATCGTTTCTTATTTTTCAACTACTAAGAATATGCAAaatattcaattataataaaattgcTTAAGAAGTTTAGTTGGTCTAAAATGAAAttatctccgaatctatttaattatttctaataaagtaatttctaaaattacaaagtttaaacttaataagataaaatctcaatttatttatatttagattttcaaaaatgcgggatgttacattctatccaacttacaaaaattttcgccctcgaaaattgatataagatgAAGAAAAGATTTATATGCACATCCCCATTTGAATATTTTAAAGATTCCAAGAAAATCATATCACATAAACATAGAAGAAAATAAATTAGGTGATGCAAaagttgataaaaataatttgatgcaaaccaaatttcaaaatctaaaattaaatagGCACAATGTTTGTTCAGAACTCTTAACAAAGCATGATCACTTCCTCTCGTCGCCTCAAAACTCCACAACTCCTTATAACTTCGTATACTGACCAGATTCACTTTCCGTACGCACAAATCGTGTCCCTAAGAACTACTGCCTGTAAGAAATACGAAACATGAGAAGAGAAAGACAAACGGCACGAAAGGTTTATGCGAGAAATTAGAAGAATACTCAAGTTTGCAATTGCACTAGATGGTATTTTGCAAGGATTTGAAGGAATACGTGAGATCGTCAAGAAACAAGGATGTATATATAAGCAATGAAATGGAGCATAAAGGGAGTTAATTCGAAGCTTAGAAAGAAATTATGGATCGAATAGTTTCAATATGAACATTATTAGAAAAAATAGTGCAACAATTTAGAACAACTTCAATTTGAAATAGAGGAAATtagtttatctttttcaaaagaatatatataaatctaacatttttcaaaagtaCTAAACTTAGTATAAATAATATgttatatcaatttaatttttaaatcaaaacaaatcATGCATGGTTTGTAAATTAAAGCTTGTTTGATGTTAAgggcaaaatattttctttaaaaaaaatcttgGAGGATACTTAAGTACATAGCTATGGAGTTATAGTAAAGTTGGCAGAAAATCAGCTTCTATTTAAAGAATAAATTCTGAAATAAAGTTTTCTATAAATCAATAAAAGATAAGTGGTATATCACAGATAAACGAGATTAAACTACATAAAGAAGCTTCAGAGTTTATGTAAGAAAGTCTAGGCTGAATTAAAAATAATCCCATCAAAATTTAAGTAAGGGTTATGGATACAGTCAAgtaagaaaagatttaaattgaattttttttcgaaGGGAATCTGAAACAAGTACTCAAGAAGGAAATTACAAGAAATGGTATGTTACACTGAAATGAATCCAAGTTCAGGACAAGGAGCATAGAGTTTGTAAGGTAAGGATAAATGTTTCAGAAGATTCAAGCAACAACCAGATAGAGTGTCAAGCAAGGACATGCACGAATGATAATACAAGATTAGCAAGAAAGAGATCAGAAACTAGAAATTCCAATACAATTAGTAGAGAAAGAGATAACACCAAGCACGAATAAAGAGCATACGTCGAAACGGAACTAATCTCTAGAATTTAGTTTCTAACATCCCTAAAACCTCGTAATTCGCATTAACCTATCATTTCTATtttgtctatgataacccattagtgttccatatacataaataattagtattaagttggccaaactCGATACCATGAGGTATGCAAAGGTAAACTAATAgcgttaatcatcagacagtcatgcatataaaacaaAAACTCTCGTCACCAAGACAAGTCTTAAggcatgacaaacactcagagtatgcaatgaagcatagtcagtccattcccaaggctctacaggaaagactgctCTGATATCATATTGTAACATCccgtccagcaaaataccttgcttaagttagggtatttccactagaaagaacattacgtaatcttctctagtattaactacttaattatcgagcctttgtatcgagttcatgtttcagttttaagaaaattccagaaaattttgttttttattcattaaagtcataattaaaacattcacaaataataataatcacataaatattattgataataattcttatacaaaagaaaccaaataaaactcaaatacaatatactaaacctacccctctatgtaaaataaatctcaagGGACAAtagcgaggggactctatgaaagcaattaaaaccataaacAAAGCCTATTGATcgctcgcagcttcaaattgcATCTTCAAActtgtcactgaaagggtggaaaatttgggggtgagaactaaaccacatgttctcagtagaggtcgagaatgccgtgaaagtaaagaataaagcgcaaatagttaatttcattcagagacatctaaaagaaaattaacctcctttaaaagcattagttaattatttaaaatcctagacccatattttctttataaaactcttaaaagtttcctaaactgtatgaatgaccaacctgttccaagcataggttcattaagtctatgctgaaccagtttgatttttcatactttactagaccataacataaaagaagttacctacgcagtataaatgatcatcctactccaagcataggttcattaagtctatgctgaaccagtcagatactttatacagaactagacctcaaacgtaccagtcacggcctcaggcccaaacaactcaatcaatatccaatcaccacaatccaaacaatcagttacaaacacaggtaatgaggttcaaacacaatcaagagcaattacatcaagtatagcaattagcaattaaacagaattattcatttaggcaaaccaattacaatatacacacccaaaaaatgtcacatagatgcatatgatgaatgtctagtcctagtgcaggccatgagctcatgtgtcggttagcacctacattcccgacatttatccggtcacgagttcacgatttcccgaatacgattttcagttcaaataaatgcgcatataattattagcagctctattgagacagcctatttgataatagtatagaaTATCTAttttcttaaattccatatccaagTAATCACCAAAACGACATCGGCaatctaatttcaattttatttttaaaatatcaaacaaaTCCGGAATTATGCAAACCTTATATCCATGCGACCGTCTCGGATTAAGATTTCTATTAAACCAAAAATCACAATTTTTTGCTGACTCTAGTTTCaggaatataagcaaaaccgtgactgctctgtagtgccttaaaaccagaagacagcagcaacgtacaacatttgaaatttcatataaaatccaaattaaatccaaccaccttcaaaattaatgtggttaaacataacttatcCAAATTTCTTTCTAAATTGGTTCtagggtcataccatttttaataAAGAAGTAACGTAGCTTCGAAGTTAGGTAATtctctgcagaattctgttttacaaatcattgaacacaacctcttccaagtcccataactcacttattaaaacatggaaaaccatgaaatttaaatcacatatGCTCAAAATACTTAATTTTTATCTCCAATTAGTTGCATCTCAATATCTATCCaggatcaaaagttataaactctcaaagttactaatttaagaaaacagaatctggctttttctgcataatgcatcatctttcaaaaatttatatctttaaaactacaagtccaattgttctgaaattttacgccattaaaataataggaataaagttttatttaaaattagttccatttcaaaattcaaactgaaAATTTTCCAATAGAAGAAACAAGTTGCTGCTGTGTtaaacgttctgcagaaaaaccagaTTTTACATCtataattcaaaaatttaccataaattataaacttaatgaaaaagtctcaaatttATCAGTCCAACTCTCTATATTCCCAAGCTAAATCCAGACATAGTCCCACACAAATCCGATCATCATagaattagttatagattttcaacgtttctaatttcatttaaaatagtgcagaaaatcagatccacgatttaactttgaaaaatcaattGAATCTCAACAATCACacatttaatataatttatttaacaTTTAAATTCTCATCATTTCAGTCACTATAGAGCCATTGattcactttcaaagttgccgTTTAATTTCAAGAGAACCTGATTTTCAGCAAACCATTTTgtattcaaaatccaacccttcaaTACTCCTCAAAActaattccaaatcaaccaccaaccaagtttattaacattacaatataccaaataacagctcaacggcaacaaatccaacataacccattaaaattcagaaattctcaacaattagtcatcaaacaatttccaatccacataatcaatcaatatcactaatcaacaattccaaatcacaatctcaaccattccaatcacaatttcagccacaattcaatattcacataatcaatcaattactcacagctattaaatctatttgcagttattcaataaaccttgtaggcattcttaaattgaaatcgttttaaaccccctaccttGATGTCGTAATCGCAGGATCTAACACAGCAATTCCCTTTATTTCCTAGTTTGTGGCAGCAACTGCAACAATGATGCCAATGACTCTCTGTAGCAGCGATGTCATCAATAATCACGATAATGATGGCTAGACGGAAACAAAAACATTTTTGGGCATTTTTCCTATAACGATGAAGCAGCAAGCAGAGATAACAATAATCAAAATAGGTTGTTAATGATACAGATTCAGATACAAGGATGAAGGAGGCTGTGGTAACCGAGCAATACCAGGACAGCATCAGCGATCTTGAACCCAACAAACAGCAGCGGCAGTGGCGTTTTCTCTGATTCCAGAAACCAGAAGCAGCGGCGGGACATTGTCTTCTTCCCTTGATTCTCGCGACGCTCCTCTTCTCTGTACACACAGTAGCAGCAGCTTTCTCTGATGGCAGCGGCGTGCAGCTCGACAGCAACCTCCGTCAACAGCAACAGCGGCAGTGTTACGAGCCCTTATCTTCCTCGACACGTCTCTATTATCTATGAACTCCTATCTCTCCCTTTGTGCTCGTCGGTAGTGGCAGAAATGGCTGTGATGAAATCCCCTTTAAGTGACGAACAGTGGCGTCGTTAGTGGCTTCATCAACTGCGACGACGATGGTGGGCTTCAGTGACAGCAACAGCGCATAGCCTCTCGCAGCAAGTTGCGCTCCTCCTTCACATGCATCCTTCTCTTCCCGACGACGTCGATGGCATGGCGAGCAGCTGGACGGCGCAGAGTATGGCTCCCTCTTCTCCGATTCCAAGATCTCTGTTCTCCCTTTCCATTTCTgcgtttttttcttttattttttgtgttAGTGTTTTCGGAAGAAAGGGGGTGGGCTGCGTGCTTCAGGGCTGGGGAAAGGGAAAATTAGGTTTCTGATTAGGGATTTAGAACTAGGGCTCCAATTTGGGGAATTAGGGTAAAATTAGGATTTTTATAAAGGaataaagataaatataaatagatattttgataaaattaaaggataaaataattttaaaatcaaacatactttattaaaaatatctaagaacattatttatcaacatacgGATaagttgaattaattatttttaatttaaattagaaaataagcatattaatcacatttttataaaatatagtttaaactcaaTACTAATTagtcaaattaaatgatataactttttattttttttattatcagaaCTTAATTCCAAATTATATAAAATGATAAATTGTAATAAGATTACAcaaaaatatttattaacttaaactcaaagtatttataaaaaatcaatttaatcatcCCTAATAAATTAATTTCTAAGAGCTCAACTAATAAAATAAGTCACAATTTATTCATAATAGGAGTTACTTAAATTAAAATGTACAatcctttcttatttttcaactaCTAAGAATATGCAAaatattcaattataataaaattgcTTAAGAAGCTTAGTTGGTCTAAAATGAAATTATCTcagaatctatttaattatttctaataaagtaatttctaaaattacaaagtttaaacttaataagataaaatctcaatttatttatatttagattttcaaaaatgcgggatgttacattccaacccctaatgcaagagcaacaagagctgtgattttATTATGATTTTTCGTGATTGATCCCTGCATGCCTAAAGAGTGATATCTATGAAACCTTAACATTCTCACCATCATTGTCTTCACATTCACTATTTGCTATTTTTATTACTCTCTGTTTACACGTTTGCTTTAATTCTTCATTCATTATTCTGTTTCATGTTTTGTCTAATTAGAATAGTCAATTAATCATTATTTCTTAGTCTATTAATCCTCGGGAAACGATAACCCACTTACCatggtattacttgatatgatTCAGTGTACTTGCCGAGTTGTGATTTTGTCAAAttttgcatcaagtttttggtgtcgTTGATGTGTGCGCATCAGGTggcgttttctatgctttttcatataagaaatcTATTCATAATGCTTAATTATGGAGTATTTTTTGTGCTTAAGTTAAAAATTACTTTAATCCctttgatttgataaattttgtagaaaataagagaaaaagaagcaaaaagcacaaaacaagctcaaaagaagaaaagaggaagttTTGGGCACGCTTTGAAACTTAGGATACGCTTTGGAGTCTTAGGTCACGCTTTTCATAGCGTGGCCCCTAAAGCGTGTGGAATGGCGGGTGTGTGTCTGCTTGGACGTGCACTATGGAGTGCAAGGGAAGTGGCACGCTGGGCCACACTTTGCTAGACAAATTAACCTTTTCTCACTCTAACAATGATAACTTGAAATATAAAGCTCCAAATGAAGTAATTTTAGTACCATTGAAAAGTAGACTTCCAGATGTttacaaccatatataatagtgaACACTGGGTTTGAGGTTACAAGTAACCCCAAAATTGCAAGATGAGAATAGCATCAGCATGTCACATGCAGCCCGACCTTTTCAccttcaaag carries:
- the LOC107643662 gene encoding uncharacterized protein LOC107643662 isoform X2 — encoded protein: MPLPSEEAAATVCTEKRSVARIKGRRRCPAAASGFWNRRKHHCRCCLLGSRSLMLSWKNAQKYFCFRLAIIIAIIDDIAATESHWHHCCGCCHELGNKGNCYVRSCDYDIEVGGLKRFQFKNAYKVY
- the LOC107643662 gene encoding uncharacterized protein LOC107643662 isoform X1, which gives rise to MPLPSEEAAATVCTEKRSVARIKGRRRCPAAASGFWNRRKHHCRCCLLGSRSLMLSWYCSVTTASFILVSESVSLTTYFDYCYLCLLLHRYRKNAQKYFCFRLAIIIAIIDDIAATESHWHHCCGCCHELGNKGNCYVRSCDYDIE